The Elusimicrobiales bacterium genome has a segment encoding these proteins:
- a CDS encoding AAA family ATPase: MKLLKLKTGSFGALSGREFAPEGKPAVIFGANEAGKTTFTDAVCAALYGLPRANSSFGREFYARYGDTPAASAEFSEPALSASSGAPPPQGDFPQELFRALLVIRAGEARVQSQEKRFMQLFTARVMSGGEVDVQRALGELRKIYDHKETTSWGKRWTEENKTLADLRQLLSQSGDMETLSRRKFELARELQSKQREHEAREAEVSRLERELQFIKLDMLRQLQRRHDETQRGIAELGGIDQSLLMRYNVLQEEINALARKSAEKTALFGDIARTLEENSALMRECEARLAAIAPQQARGRLMRAEAELSSREEVCGGFYHKSKTAALAPAFAALAAGAAVYAAGRIAGLSGMLLAAAASAGAALAAYAALRAVDGGRPAAEAKAALIAAQNEFQGALSGMGPAWKNLSRAQVRQAVSREDSVHIAQSERHDVLATLLSRALSRRAEEEAALAQISARLEILKSQLESGLKALGARNLGDLAARIEKLEYLHRSRDEAESQITLAADITRRNIGFDLDRKIRERERQLETLPPPAALRTQSEAEADMTLASQETQKITAAREQLHREYNEVTDSLSRLEGSFGMPVAEVFAKLKNTERAVSEISLWRQAAEETFRTVSDISRANMEMLRNCVENAAPAFSRMTGGAYTGLSLAKSSPFEAGAITARHKDLGERPAEWLSSGAADMLWLAIRMAMASSGYKTPAFMLLDEPFSSLDRARASNAMSAIADFGGTGWQVIILTKDETTAKAAATAGFLRINL; this comes from the coding sequence ATGAAGCTGCTCAAACTCAAAACCGGCAGTTTCGGCGCGCTCTCCGGGCGGGAATTCGCGCCGGAGGGGAAACCGGCAGTCATTTTCGGCGCAAACGAGGCCGGCAAAACCACTTTTACGGATGCCGTCTGCGCCGCGCTTTACGGCCTGCCGCGCGCCAACTCCTCCTTCGGCAGGGAGTTCTACGCCAGATACGGCGACACGCCGGCGGCGTCGGCGGAATTCTCGGAGCCGGCGCTGTCGGCCTCCTCGGGCGCGCCGCCCCCGCAGGGGGATTTCCCGCAGGAGCTTTTCCGCGCGCTGCTGGTAATCCGCGCCGGCGAGGCCCGCGTGCAAAGCCAGGAAAAACGGTTCATGCAGCTTTTCACCGCCCGCGTCATGTCCGGCGGCGAGGTGGACGTGCAGCGCGCGCTGGGCGAGCTGCGCAAAATATACGACCACAAGGAAACCACCTCCTGGGGCAAACGTTGGACGGAGGAAAACAAAACCCTCGCGGACCTGCGCCAGCTGCTCAGTCAGAGCGGCGACATGGAAACGCTCTCCCGGCGGAAATTCGAGCTTGCGCGGGAGCTTCAGTCAAAACAGCGGGAGCATGAAGCGCGGGAGGCCGAGGTCAGCCGGCTGGAGCGCGAACTGCAATTCATAAAGCTGGATATGCTGCGCCAGCTTCAGCGCCGGCACGACGAGACTCAGCGCGGCATAGCGGAACTGGGCGGAATAGACCAGTCCCTCCTCATGCGCTACAATGTGCTGCAGGAGGAGATAAACGCCCTCGCCCGCAAATCCGCCGAAAAAACCGCACTGTTTGGCGACATAGCCCGCACATTGGAGGAAAATTCCGCGCTGATGCGCGAATGTGAGGCCCGCCTAGCAGCCATCGCCCCGCAGCAGGCGCGCGGACGGCTCATGCGCGCGGAGGCGGAGTTGTCCAGCCGCGAGGAAGTCTGCGGCGGCTTTTACCACAAAAGCAAAACCGCCGCGCTTGCGCCGGCCTTTGCCGCGCTGGCCGCGGGAGCCGCAGTTTACGCTGCGGGACGTATTGCGGGACTGTCGGGGATGCTTCTGGCCGCGGCAGCGTCCGCCGGGGCCGCGCTGGCGGCCTACGCCGCGCTGCGGGCCGTAGACGGGGGCCGCCCCGCCGCGGAAGCCAAAGCCGCCCTGATTGCCGCACAAAACGAATTTCAAGGCGCGCTGTCCGGCATGGGGCCTGCATGGAAAAATCTAAGCCGCGCCCAGGTCCGCCAAGCCGTCAGCAGGGAAGACAGCGTCCACATCGCCCAGAGCGAACGACACGATGTGCTGGCAACCCTTCTGTCCCGCGCGCTTTCCCGCCGCGCCGAGGAAGAAGCCGCGCTGGCCCAGATATCAGCGCGGCTTGAGATACTCAAAAGCCAGCTTGAATCAGGGCTGAAGGCGCTTGGCGCCCGGAACCTGGGCGACCTGGCGGCGCGCATAGAAAAGCTGGAATACCTGCACCGCAGCCGGGACGAGGCGGAAAGCCAGATAACCCTTGCAGCGGACATAACCCGGCGCAACATCGGCTTTGACCTGGACCGGAAAATCAGGGAGCGGGAGCGCCAGCTTGAAACCCTCCCCCCCCCGGCGGCGCTGCGGACGCAAAGCGAGGCCGAGGCCGATATGACCCTGGCTTCCCAGGAAACGCAGAAAATAACCGCGGCGCGCGAACAATTGCACCGCGAATACAACGAAGTTACCGACAGCCTGTCCCGGCTGGAGGGAAGTTTCGGGATGCCGGTGGCGGAGGTTTTCGCCAAGCTAAAGAATACGGAACGCGCCGTGTCGGAAATTTCGCTGTGGCGGCAGGCAGCGGAAGAAACTTTCAGGACAGTAAGCGACATTTCCCGCGCCAATATGGAGATGCTGCGCAACTGCGTTGAGAACGCGGCCCCCGCCTTCTCCCGCATGACAGGAGGAGCATACACCGGCCTGTCGCTGGCAAAATCCTCGCCGTTTGAAGCCGGCGCGATAACCGCGCGGCATAAGGATTTGGGGGAGCGTCCGGCGGAGTGGCTTTCCAGCGGCGCGGCGGACATGCTGTGGCTGGCAATCAGGATGGCAATGGCCTCTTCCGGCTACAAAACCCCGGCCTTCATGCTGCTGGACGAGCCGTTTTCCTCGCTGGACAGGGCGCGCGCGTCAAACGCCATGTCCGCAATAGCGGATTTCGGCGGGACCGGCTGGCAGGTAATAATCCTCACCAAAGACGAGACCACTGCGAAAGCCGCAGCAACCGCCGGTTTCCTGCGGATAAATCTGTAA
- a CDS encoding Npt1/Npt2 family nucleotide transporter, giving the protein MNRCGGMRLFFSMAAVSLSAAFLVGGYEFARIAAATVFMDAYGSSRMPYALSAVPAAMLAAVYLYARVLSARGPMRAMLLSMAASAVFFAAVYLCIPSKGHPGLRLAPAAFYLFTEVYIVLLVEQYWSFINSTLNPASAKLYNGPITGGAAIGPALSDWFIKTYASSLGTEQLILLAAAAILPAAVLIWLSYRLAGEPRPSETETGAAGGHLHLSLIRENRTLLLLMCAIFLSQMVATALNLKLYEVVENSISGRDARSAFIGSVLMYANISSGILQFVLAPALLRFVPYAAIMAAIPALHLATAASVALHPTLYTAAFALGAFKSLDYSIFRAAKELIYVPLSYDARYRAKQIVDGVTYRFSKGATAVSLSAWRALTGAAGPYSLIAVCAAGLWLAVSVPLGRRAAGQLE; this is encoded by the coding sequence ATGAACCGGTGCGGCGGAATGCGGTTGTTTTTCTCTATGGCGGCGGTATCGCTGTCGGCTGCGTTTCTGGTGGGAGGCTACGAGTTCGCCAGAATCGCGGCGGCGACGGTGTTCATGGACGCCTACGGTTCCTCGCGCATGCCTTACGCGCTTTCAGCCGTTCCGGCGGCGATGCTCGCGGCAGTCTACCTTTATGCGCGCGTGCTGTCCGCGCGCGGCCCGATGAGGGCAATGCTGCTGTCCATGGCGGCTTCCGCCGTATTTTTCGCCGCGGTGTATCTTTGCATTCCGTCAAAAGGGCATCCGGGGCTGCGCCTGGCCCCGGCGGCGTTTTACCTGTTCACGGAAGTCTACATAGTGCTGCTGGTGGAGCAGTACTGGTCTTTCATCAACAGCACGCTGAACCCGGCCAGCGCGAAACTCTACAACGGCCCCATCACCGGCGGGGCGGCCATAGGCCCCGCGCTGTCGGACTGGTTCATCAAGACATACGCCTCCTCTCTGGGCACGGAGCAACTGATTCTGCTGGCCGCCGCGGCCATACTGCCCGCCGCCGTCCTGATATGGCTGTCCTACCGCCTAGCGGGAGAGCCGCGCCCCTCCGAAACCGAAACCGGCGCGGCAGGGGGACATCTGCATCTCTCCCTGATAAGGGAAAACCGCACTTTACTGCTGCTGATGTGCGCGATATTCCTGTCCCAGATGGTGGCCACCGCGCTGAATCTCAAGCTCTACGAGGTAGTGGAAAACTCCATCTCCGGCAGGGACGCGCGTTCCGCCTTTATAGGCAGCGTGCTGATGTATGCCAACATCTCCTCCGGGATATTGCAGTTCGTTCTCGCGCCCGCGCTGCTGCGCTTTGTCCCTTATGCCGCGATAATGGCGGCCATACCGGCGCTGCACCTGGCGACAGCGGCATCCGTCGCGCTGCATCCGACGCTGTATACGGCGGCCTTCGCGCTGGGCGCGTTCAAAAGCCTGGATTATTCCATTTTCCGCGCCGCCAAGGAGCTTATTTACGTGCCACTTTCCTATGACGCGCGCTACCGCGCCAAACAGATTGTGGACGGGGTCACCTACAGGTTTTCAAAAGGCGCGACTGCGGTTTCGCTCTCCGCCTGGCGCGCGCTGACCGGGGCGGCGGGGCCGTATTCGCTGATTGCGGTATGCGCGGCGGGGCTGTGGCTGGCGGTAAGCGTGCCGCTTGGCCGGCGCGCGGCGGGACAACTGGAATGA